In one window of Streptomyces sp. NBC_01224 DNA:
- a CDS encoding O-antigen ligase family protein has product MAPAGRGRTRERGNASDGAGAVILAACAVWSLISAAGRETGPEGVLLALLAVAAGFACGRICGTLLPVATATVAAVGALLMGLLSRHGMPGATATVDTAPGHAGAAAALLVLAAGAACCAAAASRQAPLRFSLRLLALGTACAALALRSMAGFAAALGVLLCSLAAARMRQRLLGLAGLALATGLVVAMSWAIAADALPQGLMVSLEGPLTAHRVLLWQDASELAGKHPVLGIGPGRFAELSPTVEQTVHSDGKPHSAPLQQAAEQGLVGVGLLGSAFGWLLYVLWRSPRTTAVVLTAGAALTALAVLASVGNALSFTPVTAGAGLLAGLASARRPIGDGTTGAHGTDGARGPDGADQVRGPEGADGVANRSGDAARRTPRTDRSTPL; this is encoded by the coding sequence ATTGCACCAGCGGGGCGGGGCCGGACGCGAGAACGCGGCAACGCTTCCGACGGAGCCGGGGCCGTGATCCTCGCCGCCTGCGCGGTCTGGTCGTTGATCAGCGCCGCCGGACGGGAGACCGGTCCGGAAGGTGTCCTGCTGGCTCTGCTCGCCGTCGCCGCAGGGTTCGCCTGTGGACGGATCTGCGGAACGCTGCTGCCGGTGGCGACGGCCACGGTTGCCGCCGTGGGGGCGCTCCTCATGGGGCTCCTCTCGCGTCATGGCATGCCTGGCGCCACGGCCACGGTGGACACGGCGCCCGGTCACGCCGGGGCTGCCGCCGCACTGCTGGTGCTTGCCGCGGGCGCCGCCTGCTGCGCGGCTGCGGCGTCCCGGCAGGCACCACTGCGTTTCTCCCTGCGGCTGCTGGCGCTCGGCACAGCCTGCGCCGCGCTGGCGCTGCGCTCGATGGCCGGGTTCGCCGCGGCACTCGGGGTGCTGCTGTGTTCGCTGGCCGCCGCCAGAATGCGACAACGGCTGCTCGGCCTCGCCGGGCTCGCCCTGGCCACTGGTCTCGTCGTCGCTATGTCATGGGCGATCGCCGCGGACGCGCTGCCCCAGGGCCTCATGGTGTCCCTGGAGGGTCCGCTCACCGCGCACCGGGTGCTGCTGTGGCAGGACGCGTCGGAGCTGGCCGGCAAACATCCGGTGCTGGGCATCGGCCCCGGACGGTTCGCCGAGCTGAGCCCCACCGTGGAGCAGACCGTCCACTCCGACGGCAAGCCGCACTCGGCGCCTCTGCAGCAGGCGGCCGAGCAGGGGTTGGTGGGGGTGGGGCTGCTGGGATCGGCCTTCGGCTGGCTGCTGTACGTGCTGTGGCGGTCGCCCCGCACCACAGCCGTCGTCCTGACGGCGGGCGCCGCGCTCACCGCACTCGCGGTGCTGGCGAGCGTCGGCAATGCGCTGAGCTTCACTCCGGTGACCGCGGGCGCCGGGCTGCTCGCGGGGCTGGCGTCGGCCCGGCGGCCCATCGGCGACGGTACGACAGGGGCGCACGGTACGGACGGGGCACGCGGACCGGATGGTGCGGATCAGGTACGTGGTCCGGAGGGCGCAGATGGGGTGGCCAACCGTTCCGGCGACGCAGCCCGCCGCACACCACGAACGGACCGCTCCACCCCGCTCTGA
- the lnt gene encoding apolipoprotein N-acyltransferase: MSATITSVDDPQQPAPTPTSRGRRVMPRLVRPAAAVISGVLLYLSFPPRPLWWLVLPGFALLGWVLHERRLRTAFGLGLLAGLGFMLPLLHWTGEEVGPVPWLALAAAEALFIAVGCIGIAAVSRLACWPVWAAAVWILDEGIRARVPFGGFPWGKIAFGQADSVFLPLAAVGGTPLLSFAVVLCGFGLYEALRQFRTCRSTREVPRAAVAAAAATVLVPVAAAFAALPLVDDSAEDGTATVAAIQGNVPQLGLDFNAQRRAVLDNHVRRTEQLAQEVKAGKIPQPDFVLWPENSSDLDPYRNADARIVIDDAVKAIGVPTVIGAVVEPDTGKLRNTLIQWDPKKGPVSTYDKRHIQPFGEYIPMRSFVRLFSSDVDRVQRDFGPGKQVGVFDLAGTNVGLVTCYEAAFDDAVRDTVEHGSQLIAVPSNNATFGRSEMTYQQLAMSRVRAVEHSRSVVVPVTSGVSAVIRPDGTIVQQTKLFTADALVDKVPLRSSLTPATRMGTLPEGVLALIAVAGLGWVTIRSVRLRRSR, from the coding sequence GTGAGCGCCACCATCACCTCAGTCGACGACCCGCAGCAGCCCGCACCCACCCCCACGTCCCGGGGGAGACGGGTGATGCCGCGGCTCGTACGGCCTGCAGCCGCCGTGATTTCGGGAGTGCTGCTTTACCTGAGCTTCCCGCCCCGGCCCCTGTGGTGGCTGGTTCTGCCCGGCTTCGCCCTGCTCGGCTGGGTGCTGCACGAACGCAGACTGCGCACCGCGTTCGGCCTCGGCCTGCTCGCCGGTCTGGGCTTCATGCTGCCGCTGCTGCACTGGACGGGCGAAGAGGTCGGCCCGGTGCCGTGGCTGGCACTCGCAGCGGCCGAGGCGCTGTTCATCGCGGTCGGCTGCATCGGGATCGCCGCCGTCTCCCGCCTCGCCTGCTGGCCGGTCTGGGCCGCCGCTGTCTGGATCCTCGACGAGGGGATCCGGGCCAGAGTGCCGTTCGGCGGCTTTCCCTGGGGGAAGATCGCCTTCGGGCAGGCGGACAGCGTGTTCCTGCCGCTCGCGGCCGTGGGCGGCACGCCGCTGCTCTCCTTCGCGGTGGTGCTGTGCGGATTCGGTCTCTATGAGGCGCTGCGCCAGTTCCGTACCTGCCGCAGCACGCGTGAGGTGCCCCGGGCCGCCGTCGCCGCAGCCGCCGCGACCGTCCTCGTACCCGTCGCCGCCGCATTCGCCGCCCTGCCGCTCGTGGACGACTCGGCCGAGGACGGCACCGCGACCGTCGCCGCGATCCAGGGCAATGTGCCGCAGCTCGGACTCGACTTCAACGCCCAGCGCCGCGCAGTCCTCGACAACCATGTGCGCCGCACGGAACAGCTCGCCCAGGAGGTGAAGGCGGGCAAGATTCCCCAGCCCGACTTCGTCCTGTGGCCGGAGAACTCCTCCGACCTCGACCCCTACCGCAACGCCGACGCCCGGATCGTGATCGACGACGCGGTGAAGGCGATCGGCGTACCCACCGTGATCGGGGCGGTGGTCGAGCCCGACACCGGCAAGCTGCGCAACACCCTCATCCAGTGGGATCCGAAGAAGGGGCCTGTCAGCACATACGACAAGCGGCACATCCAGCCGTTCGGCGAATACATCCCGATGCGCTCCTTCGTACGCCTCTTCAGCTCCGACGTGGACCGTGTACAGCGGGACTTCGGCCCCGGAAAGCAGGTCGGCGTCTTCGATCTGGCGGGTACGAACGTGGGGCTCGTGACCTGTTACGAGGCGGCGTTCGACGACGCCGTACGGGACACGGTCGAGCACGGCAGCCAACTGATCGCCGTACCCAGCAACAACGCCACCTTCGGGCGCAGCGAGATGACCTATCAGCAGCTGGCCATGTCCAGGGTGCGGGCGGTCGAGCACAGCAGGTCCGTCGTCGTCCCCGTCACCAGTGGGGTCAGCGCGGTCATCCGTCCTGACGGGACGATCGTCCAGCAGACCAAGCTGTTCACCGCGGACGCGCTGGTGGACAAGGTGCCGTTGAGGTCCTCGCTCACGCCCGCGACCCGGATGGGCACGCTCCCCGAAGGAGTCCTCGCACTGATCGCCGTGGCGGGGCTCGGCTGGGTCACCATCCGTTCGGTACGGCTCCGGCGGAGCCGCTGA
- a CDS encoding NUDIX hydrolase, giving the protein MATPDFIRQIRATAGQQLLLLPGVTAVVFDDEGRVLLGRRSDTGKWSVIGGICEPGEQPAATAEREVYEETAVRCVAERVVLTQALEPVQYANGDRCQYLDVTFRCRATGGEARVNDDESLEVGWFPVDALPPLNEFGLFRIKQSLTDEPTWFEPTAQQ; this is encoded by the coding sequence ATGGCTACTCCTGATTTCATCCGCCAGATCCGCGCCACCGCGGGCCAACAGCTGCTCCTGCTGCCGGGCGTCACCGCCGTGGTCTTCGACGACGAGGGCCGAGTGCTGCTCGGACGCCGTTCCGACACCGGCAAGTGGTCGGTCATCGGCGGTATCTGCGAGCCGGGTGAGCAGCCGGCGGCGACGGCGGAGCGTGAGGTGTACGAAGAGACCGCTGTGCGCTGTGTGGCGGAGCGGGTGGTGCTCACACAGGCCCTGGAACCGGTGCAGTACGCCAACGGCGACCGCTGCCAGTACCTGGACGTCACCTTCCGCTGCCGGGCGACCGGTGGCGAGGCACGCGTCAACGACGACGAGTCGCTGGAGGTGGGCTGGTTCCCGGTGGACGCGCTGCCGCCCTTGAACGAGTTCGGGCTCTTCAGGATCAAGCAGTCCCTGACCGACGAACCCACCTGGTTCGAACCCACTGCCCAGCAGTGA
- a CDS encoding MFS transporter, producing MAASASAPPTTRSLKRIVAASLIGTTIEWYDFFLYGSAAALVFNKLFFPESEPLVGTLLSFLTYAVGFAARPLGALVFGHYGDRLGRKKLLVLSLLMMGGATFAIGLLPTHATVGAAAPVLLTILRLVQGFALGGEWGGAVLLVSEHGDAKRRGFWASWPQTGAPAGQLLATGVLSALTALMSDSAFGAWGWRIPFLLSGVLVVVGLWIRLSVDESPVFKAALAQAEERKAVAAAAEKMPLVAVLRHHWRDVLIAMGARMAENISYYVITAFILVYATTAADLSKQTALNAVLIASAVHFAVIPMWGALSDRVGRKPVYLVGAIGVALWMFPFFALIDSRSFGNLLLAVTVGLIFHGAMYAPQAAFFSEMFATRMRYSGASIGAQFSSVAAGAPAPLIATALLADFNSSTPISLYVIAAALLTVLAVVCAKETRNRDLADIEGAAAEPDAPAALPADARTV from the coding sequence ATGGCTGCCTCGGCATCCGCCCCGCCGACCACCCGCTCGCTCAAGCGCATCGTCGCCGCAAGTCTCATCGGGACCACGATCGAGTGGTACGACTTCTTCCTGTACGGGTCAGCTGCCGCGCTGGTCTTCAACAAGCTGTTCTTCCCCGAGTCCGAGCCGCTCGTCGGCACGCTCCTCTCCTTCCTCACCTACGCGGTCGGCTTCGCCGCCCGGCCGCTCGGTGCCCTGGTGTTCGGGCACTACGGCGACCGGCTCGGCCGCAAGAAGCTGCTGGTGCTCAGTCTGTTGATGATGGGCGGAGCGACGTTCGCCATCGGCCTGTTGCCGACGCATGCCACGGTCGGGGCCGCCGCCCCTGTGCTGCTCACCATCCTGCGGCTGGTGCAGGGCTTCGCCCTCGGTGGCGAGTGGGGCGGGGCCGTGCTGCTCGTGTCGGAGCACGGGGACGCCAAGCGGCGCGGGTTCTGGGCCTCCTGGCCGCAGACGGGTGCGCCGGCCGGGCAGTTGCTCGCCACCGGAGTGCTCTCCGCGCTCACCGCGCTCATGTCGGACTCGGCCTTCGGGGCGTGGGGCTGGCGCATCCCGTTCCTGCTCTCCGGTGTGCTGGTGGTCGTCGGCTTGTGGATTCGTCTCTCTGTCGATGAATCACCGGTGTTCAAGGCGGCTCTGGCACAGGCCGAGGAGCGCAAGGCGGTCGCCGCGGCGGCCGAGAAGATGCCGCTCGTCGCCGTGCTGCGACACCACTGGCGCGATGTGCTGATCGCCATGGGAGCCCGGATGGCGGAGAACATCAGCTACTACGTCATCACGGCGTTCATCCTCGTCTACGCGACCACGGCAGCGGACCTGAGCAAGCAGACGGCGCTCAACGCCGTGCTCATCGCCTCGGCCGTCCACTTCGCGGTCATCCCGATGTGGGGCGCGCTGTCGGACCGGGTCGGGCGCAAGCCCGTCTACCTCGTCGGTGCGATCGGCGTGGCGCTGTGGATGTTCCCGTTCTTCGCGCTGATCGACAGCCGCAGCTTCGGGAATCTGCTGCTCGCCGTCACGGTCGGGCTCATCTTCCACGGGGCGATGTACGCGCCGCAGGCGGCGTTCTTCTCGGAGATGTTCGCGACCCGGATGCGGTACTCGGGTGCGTCGATCGGTGCTCAGTTCTCGTCGGTCGCGGCCGGCGCCCCGGCGCCGCTCATCGCCACCGCTCTGCTCGCGGACTTCAACAGCTCGACCCCCATCTCGCTGTATGTCATCGCCGCAGCACTCCTCACCGTGCTGGCAGTTGTTTGTGCCAAGGAGACCAGGAACCGGGATCTCGCGGACATCGAGGGGGCTGCCGCAGAGCCGGACGCACCCGCAGCGCTGCCGGCCGACGCCCGAACCGTCTGA